One genomic region from Pyrobaculum islandicum DSM 4184 encodes:
- a CDS encoding GTP cyclohydrolase I: protein MLKLSKNPSLVRLKTRGESICPISKVVDSFEISLEYIPRGVALSIEEFKKMVDSYRGREILHEELAVDIMERVKAAVNPPYVKVVVKSIYMGVEVEVIAESGGVPPVYI, encoded by the coding sequence ATGCTCAAGCTTTCTAAAAACCCCTCTCTAGTCCGTTTAAAAACACGTGGCGAGTCTATATGCCCCATTAGCAAAGTGGTAGACTCCTTTGAGATATCTCTAGAGTATATCCCAAGAGGCGTCGCGTTGTCTATAGAGGAGTTTAAAAAAATGGTAGATAGCTATAGAGGCAGAGAAATACTTCACGAAGAACTCGCCGTAGATATAATGGAGAGAGTAAAAGCGGCTGTCAACCCGCCGTATGTCAAAGTAGTTGTAAAGTCTATATATATGGGCGTTGAGGTTGAAGTTATAGCCGAGTCTGGGGGCGTCCCGCCGGTGTATATCTAA
- a CDS encoding RAD55 family ATPase, with amino-acid sequence MEFNFRGVTAISGRPGTGKTSLAMRIAHEYLTRGKRVLWVSLYEDRETFLENAARLGYDLSNAEFWDMIFVKTDAILNQIVSAVSQNEYHLVVADSISALIEGAQSREWLTNAVYRVFKPAKIDFIGIAEEETTTPLDYIADNLIRLELRMENGVAERRMYIIKARGRRAGYYIEFDILEGRGVVFIDELPKPHKKNPWGKWVESLSPAFGPLACGHVYFLVGKMVTPLLAKTVAELSKEGLKILYRVFSGDIDIVSKLVEKFGGRAVVQRASPSPLSHFTHVKSLYDALTETDADVVVSEGVDVEYLVYGKKALEINRLETDELKNLGVTILASAQRDFGFGYFADAVAYIKRDQAVVYTPSGRAVCRFETQPAPRLVC; translated from the coding sequence ATGGAGTTTAACTTTAGGGGTGTTACAGCAATTTCTGGAAGGCCGGGAACTGGTAAAACTAGTCTCGCCATGCGTATCGCCCACGAATATTTGACAAGAGGGAAGAGAGTTTTGTGGGTCTCGTTATATGAAGACAGAGAGACCTTCCTTGAAAATGCGGCTAGGCTTGGGTATGATCTTTCAAATGCCGAATTTTGGGATATGATTTTTGTAAAGACTGATGCTATATTAAACCAGATAGTCTCAGCCGTTTCTCAAAACGAGTATCACCTGGTTGTGGCAGACTCTATCTCAGCTCTTATAGAGGGGGCTCAGAGCAGAGAGTGGCTTACAAACGCCGTATATAGAGTATTTAAGCCTGCAAAAATAGACTTTATAGGAATCGCCGAAGAAGAGACTACAACACCTCTGGATTATATAGCAGATAACCTCATACGTCTAGAGCTCCGGATGGAAAACGGCGTTGCAGAGAGAAGGATGTATATAATCAAGGCGAGGGGGAGACGCGCTGGGTATTACATAGAGTTTGACATATTAGAGGGGCGGGGCGTGGTGTTTATAGACGAACTGCCAAAACCACATAAGAAAAACCCGTGGGGTAAGTGGGTTGAGTCTCTCTCGCCGGCTTTTGGGCCCTTGGCTTGCGGACATGTGTATTTCCTAGTTGGAAAGATGGTGACGCCGCTTCTTGCAAAAACAGTTGCCGAGTTGTCTAAAGAGGGGTTAAAAATACTCTATCGCGTCTTCTCTGGAGACATAGATATCGTCTCTAAGCTTGTTGAAAAATTCGGCGGGAGGGCCGTGGTTCAGAGGGCATCGCCTAGCCCTCTGAGTCACTTCACCCATGTAAAAAGTCTCTACGACGCGCTGACTGAGACAGACGCAGACGTAGTTGTGTCAGAAGGTGTTGACGTCGAATATTTAGTATATGGGAAGAAGGCCCTCGAGATAAATCGGCTTGAAACCGACGAGTTGAAAAACCTCGGCGTTACAATTTTGGCAAGCGCCCAGCGAGACTTTGGCTTTGGATATTTTGCAGACGCCGTGGCGTATATAAAGCGGGATCAGGCCGTGGTGTATACACCCAGTGGGAGGGCCGTATGTCGTTTTGAGACGCAGCCGGCGCCCCGCCTTGTTTGTTAG
- a CDS encoding ABC transporter has protein sequence MKAIRDALVIAWINGWIAAVRGWVWVVTNAITPLSFLVILAVYGGAEGLRWGLAGGLVWTVASNGISLIGDAAYYRLAIKYQSMLTAAPVSPIGYALGLALSSFVFSLPTLAAYVAISLWLGLGLLTPPAAYALITLWLASAGIGFTLSSLVKHMRYAWSLPQILSTVFTVAAPVYYPASLLPSPYLGVVMPTGAAGILIQQAAGLAAYDIWLTAAAAVALAIQSISGLYFLIKLAKWREP, from the coding sequence ATGAAGGCGATTAGAGACGCCCTCGTCATAGCTTGGATAAATGGGTGGATTGCCGCAGTTAGGGGCTGGGTGTGGGTAGTTACAAATGCCATCACGCCGCTGTCTTTCTTAGTGATTCTCGCCGTTTATGGAGGCGCCGAGGGCCTTAGGTGGGGGCTGGCAGGCGGCTTGGTGTGGACTGTGGCCTCCAACGGAATTTCTCTTATTGGCGACGCCGCCTACTACCGCTTAGCTATTAAATACCAGAGTATGCTCACGGCGGCCCCTGTATCTCCCATCGGCTACGCCCTAGGCCTTGCCCTCAGCTCTTTTGTCTTCTCTCTGCCAACGCTAGCGGCGTATGTAGCTATCTCGCTGTGGCTTGGCTTGGGGCTCCTCACGCCGCCCGCCGCATATGCCTTAATAACGCTGTGGCTAGCTTCAGCCGGAATTGGCTTCACTCTCTCCTCTCTTGTTAAACACATGAGATATGCTTGGTCTCTGCCGCAGATACTATCTACAGTCTTCACAGTGGCCGCCCCCGTCTACTACCCCGCAAGTCTTTTGCCGAGTCCGTATCTCGGCGTGGTGATGCCCACGGGCGCCGCCGGCATACTTATACAACAAGCCGCCGGCCTTGCGGCTTATGATATTTGGCTGACTGCCGCCGCGGCGGTTGCATTAGCTATACAGAGCATATCTGGCCTCTACTTCCTTATTAAGCTGGCTAAGTGGCGGGAGCCTTAG
- a CDS encoding winged helix-turn-helix transcriptional regulator encodes MKITEVETDSTTLAEVLVKHGIEVRKGAPVVAVYGRDRDILRALRVEERPVLGISPPGVDAKLAALELREVPLLAEFVFEIIDVIRLEAESGGQRATAINEVALLSAEPATFVRYSLYVDGAFVFNDMGDGCLISTPIGSTAYALSAGGAVINPRAHVVEVVPVNSALRKPPHVFPSDVVIELRDVKSRSDVYLIGDGVEKIKYRGVAVVRKVGTARLVTRVQNFQQAAGLPPSALLVKKIIEERGPLAASEIAALSGLSPRTVRYALERLRKAGLVKSIIDPTDPRRKVYMA; translated from the coding sequence GTGAAAATTACAGAAGTGGAAACTGACAGCACGACACTTGCCGAGGTGCTTGTAAAACACGGTATAGAGGTGAGAAAGGGGGCGCCAGTAGTGGCTGTATATGGCAGAGACCGCGACATACTTAGAGCTCTCCGTGTCGAAGAGAGACCTGTGTTGGGAATATCGCCGCCTGGGGTAGATGCAAAACTCGCCGCGCTGGAGCTTAGAGAGGTGCCGCTATTGGCGGAGTTTGTCTTTGAAATCATCGACGTAATAAGGCTCGAAGCCGAGAGCGGGGGCCAGAGGGCGACTGCAATAAATGAGGTGGCGCTTCTGTCTGCAGAACCCGCGACTTTTGTGCGGTATTCGCTCTACGTAGATGGGGCCTTTGTGTTTAACGACATGGGAGACGGCTGTTTAATCTCAACGCCTATTGGCTCAACCGCCTATGCTCTGTCTGCAGGCGGCGCAGTTATAAACCCAAGGGCGCATGTTGTAGAGGTGGTGCCTGTAAATTCCGCGTTGAGAAAGCCGCCGCATGTATTTCCATCGGACGTAGTAATAGAACTCCGCGATGTAAAAAGTAGGTCAGACGTCTATTTAATTGGAGACGGCGTAGAGAAGATTAAATACAGGGGAGTTGCCGTTGTTAGAAAAGTCGGCACAGCTAGACTTGTGACGAGAGTGCAGAATTTCCAACAAGCGGCGGGGCTCCCCCCAAGTGCTCTATTGGTGAAGAAGATTATTGAAGAAAGAGGGCCCCTCGCCGCCTCAGAGATAGCCGCTCTCTCCGGCCTATCTCCCAGGACTGTTAGATATGCGCTTGAGCGTCTTAGAAAAGCCGGTTTGGTAAAATCTATTATAGACCCCACAGACCCCAGGCGGAAAGTTTACATGGCCTAA
- a CDS encoding ABC transporter ATP-binding protein, which produces MILCENLGKRFGSSWALRGVTFEVGRGVVLAVLGPNGAGKTTLVRILTTELAPTEGRAQVAGFDVVREAEKLRRVIAAVPQEARPIDFLTPHEFVVSYLLLRGYSLKEAKRRGAEVLKQFGLWDVRNREIDTLSGGMKRRTLVAAVFAAEAEVVFLDEPTTGLDVYSRRVVWNAVVELKRRGATVVLTTHYAEEAAALADWVLVLNGGRVVDFAPPAKLVESVPGKYVVEIYGRDGTKLNSLAVAEVGDRRLYYVETPAYVEGAVVRPKSLEDYILLKIGAVGGHEGD; this is translated from the coding sequence GTGATCCTGTGTGAAAACCTCGGGAAGAGGTTCGGCAGTTCGTGGGCTCTCAGGGGGGTGACCTTTGAGGTGGGGAGGGGCGTTGTGCTGGCGGTGCTGGGACCCAACGGCGCTGGAAAGACGACATTAGTTAGAATATTGACTACAGAGCTCGCGCCGACAGAGGGCAGGGCGCAAGTCGCCGGGTTTGACGTAGTGAGAGAGGCGGAGAAGCTGAGGAGAGTTATAGCCGCTGTGCCTCAGGAGGCTAGACCGATCGACTTCCTCACCCCCCACGAGTTTGTAGTAAGCTACCTCCTCCTGAGGGGCTACTCTCTCAAAGAGGCCAAGAGGCGGGGCGCCGAGGTGTTGAAACAGTTCGGCTTATGGGATGTGCGTAATAGAGAGATAGACACTCTCTCCGGGGGGATGAAGAGGAGGACTCTCGTAGCTGCTGTCTTTGCGGCAGAGGCAGAGGTGGTATTTCTCGACGAGCCGACGACAGGGCTAGACGTGTATTCGAGGAGAGTCGTTTGGAACGCCGTCGTTGAGTTAAAGCGCCGCGGCGCCACTGTCGTATTGACAACTCACTACGCAGAAGAGGCGGCAGCCCTCGCCGACTGGGTGTTAGTCTTAAATGGCGGCCGTGTAGTTGACTTCGCCCCGCCCGCAAAGCTTGTGGAAAGCGTGCCCGGTAAATACGTCGTGGAGATCTACGGCAGAGATGGAACTAAGCTAAACAGTCTCGCAGTTGCTGAGGTGGGAGATAGGAGGCTTTACTATGTCGAAACCCCCGCCTATGTAGAGGGGGCAGTTGTAAGGCCTAAGTCGCTGGAAGACTACATCCTCCTTAAGATAGGCGCCGTGGGGGGTCATGAAGGCGATTAG
- a CDS encoding MFS transporter, which yields MAEWKRVHWTLFSIVSASFFLDGVLFSLVPTTIYLTDLAQHAPVIFAANSLAFMLGAFLLGRLGDAVGRRLGLVISLTIYTAGALWFAAAFWAGRLDLASALLSTSVINFGVGGEVGPAYAALAEFSPPRRRGAALMLSTNFWNIGAAAIAVASLYYTALATDPKTAVFYTFLTAVALAAIVFLARLHIPESPRWLLARGREGDARALAERYGVPLPRAQPASSSLRGYWGRVAILAAAFTAQLLTYNIAAYYLPYAPGFAYGADAAAVNIAVANAGAAAGAFLLLPLIDRSRRASFLAAFLGGLATATALAAVHGAPASLYFAVLFVNLVFSEWAWAAVSVLESELFPTAVRSTAVGVVTAAAWLINAGAVFTEGVLGAEAFFALLVALWAAGAAAAGYWHRRGVESAARELEELA from the coding sequence ATGGCCGAGTGGAAGAGGGTGCACTGGACTCTCTTCTCGATAGTCTCCGCCAGCTTTTTCCTAGACGGGGTGCTCTTCAGCCTAGTCCCCACCACTATATATCTGACAGATCTGGCGCAACACGCCCCCGTAATATTCGCCGCTAACTCCCTAGCCTTCATGCTGGGGGCCTTCCTCCTCGGGAGACTGGGGGACGCGGTGGGAAGGCGGCTGGGCCTTGTCATTTCCCTCACCATATATACGGCTGGCGCCTTGTGGTTTGCCGCGGCGTTTTGGGCCGGCCGGCTCGACCTCGCGTCTGCCCTCCTCTCCACCTCCGTCATTAACTTCGGCGTGGGGGGCGAGGTGGGGCCGGCCTACGCCGCCCTCGCTGAGTTTTCGCCGCCTAGGCGGAGGGGCGCCGCGCTGATGCTCTCTACCAACTTCTGGAACATTGGGGCGGCGGCCATCGCCGTGGCCTCCCTCTACTACACGGCGCTGGCGACGGATCCCAAGACCGCCGTCTTCTACACCTTCCTCACCGCGGTGGCGCTTGCCGCCATCGTCTTTCTGGCGAGACTCCACATACCCGAGTCCCCCCGGTGGCTACTTGCAAGAGGTAGGGAGGGCGATGCGAGGGCTCTGGCGGAGAGATACGGAGTTCCCCTCCCCAGGGCGCAGCCGGCGTCTTCCTCGCTGAGGGGCTACTGGGGGAGAGTGGCCATCCTGGCGGCCGCCTTCACCGCCCAGCTGCTGACGTACAACATCGCGGCTTACTACCTCCCCTACGCCCCGGGCTTCGCCTACGGCGCAGACGCGGCGGCGGTGAACATCGCAGTAGCCAACGCGGGGGCGGCGGCCGGGGCTTTCCTACTCCTCCCGCTGATAGACAGATCTAGGCGGGCGTCCTTCCTAGCAGCTTTCCTCGGCGGTTTGGCAACTGCGACAGCGCTCGCCGCGGTGCACGGGGCCCCCGCCTCGCTCTACTTCGCCGTACTCTTTGTCAACCTGGTCTTCTCAGAGTGGGCGTGGGCGGCGGTGAGCGTGTTAGAGAGCGAGCTTTTCCCCACAGCCGTTAGGTCGACAGCCGTGGGAGTGGTGACTGCGGCGGCTTGGCTGATAAACGCCGGCGCCGTCTTCACAGAGGGCGTCCTAGGCGCGGAGGCCTTCTTCGCCCTTCTCGTCGCCTTGTGGGCGGCTGGGGCGGCCGCGGCGGGCTACTGGCATAGAAGAGGCGTTGAGAGCGCGGCGAGGGAGCTGGAGGAGCTGGCCTAG
- a CDS encoding amidohydrolase family protein — MCIRVEGRAYIGGHFVRIRLGREGCKTVQFSNDYIILPGMVDIHVHFRDWELAHKETLEGGAAAALAGGVVAVGDMPNTKPHIRTAELYKKRLGEGARLPIVYRVHMGVPVDLRELDIARPPTVKVYPEDVAEFGWGHIEALARRCAGLGCTLIFHCEDPAYFKDGERPPEAEMACVEKARRLAWDTEARVHLTHVSLPQTVDIARGWATVDVTPHHLFLDRENCKLGGLCLVNPRLREPGLRKLLLARLAAGLVDIYATDHAPHTPEEKKSDSPPPGICSLDIALSLLLSLWKRGVLTLDDVVRLYSHRPARFLNVNNDIIGGVFTIIKLEEFTVRGEEFAGRCKYTPFEGFRAFGVVVATAVGGKIFFRNGEVYDV; from the coding sequence GTGTGTATAAGAGTCGAAGGCAGAGCGTATATAGGTGGACATTTCGTCCGGATAAGACTGGGGAGGGAGGGGTGTAAGACTGTACAGTTTTCAAACGACTACATAATACTGCCCGGGATGGTCGATATACACGTCCACTTCCGCGACTGGGAGTTGGCACATAAGGAGACTTTAGAAGGCGGAGCCGCGGCGGCGTTGGCAGGAGGCGTAGTCGCCGTGGGCGATATGCCAAATACAAAACCCCATATTAGAACTGCAGAGCTCTACAAGAAGAGGCTAGGGGAGGGGGCGCGGTTGCCCATAGTATACAGAGTGCATATGGGAGTGCCTGTGGACCTTAGAGAGTTAGATATAGCAAGGCCTCCTACTGTGAAGGTTTACCCAGAGGATGTAGCAGAGTTCGGCTGGGGGCATATAGAGGCGCTCGCGAGGAGATGTGCCGGCCTTGGATGTACATTAATCTTCCACTGTGAGGACCCGGCTTATTTTAAAGACGGCGAGAGGCCGCCGGAGGCTGAGATGGCGTGTGTTGAAAAGGCGAGACGTCTCGCCTGGGATACAGAGGCCAGAGTCCATCTGACGCATGTCTCTCTACCTCAGACTGTCGATATAGCCAGGGGCTGGGCCACGGTAGACGTAACTCCACACCATCTATTTCTAGACAGAGAGAACTGTAAGCTAGGCGGTTTATGTCTAGTCAACCCGAGGCTTAGGGAGCCGGGACTTAGAAAACTACTCCTCGCCCGTCTCGCCGCCGGGCTTGTGGATATATACGCCACAGACCACGCCCCGCATACGCCGGAGGAGAAAAAGTCAGACAGCCCGCCGCCGGGCATATGTAGCTTAGACATAGCGCTCAGCTTGTTGCTTTCTCTCTGGAAGAGGGGGGTGTTAACACTAGACGACGTCGTACGGCTATATTCCCACAGACCCGCGCGTTTCCTCAATGTAAACAACGATATTATAGGCGGCGTATTTACAATTATCAAGCTCGAGGAGTTTACAGTAAGGGGGGAGGAATTTGCCGGCAGGTGTAAATATACGCCGTTTGAGGGGTTTAGAGCATTTGGCGTAGTCGTCGCCACTGCAGTTGGCGGAAAAATCTTCTTTAGAAATGGCGAAGTGTACGACGTTTAG
- a CDS encoding MFS transporter — MISQWKLITITGIGWLFDAMDVLLLSYILVASAAELGMGVWERSVVVLANNLGMLIGATAFGRLSDRLGRRAVFTATLLLYSLATAATAFVKTGWELAAVRLIAGLGLGGELPVVASYVSELSPPDRRGRNVVILESFWSLGALAAAAVAYFLFPRLGWRTALLLLGLTALYAAVIRATLPEHKPAAKGAVSIETRRLYPVWYIWLVLAFGYYGVFLWLPTILVRERGLAEVQTYQFMLITTIAQIPGYFTAAYLVEKIGRRPTAAIFFLGSAASAAALIYSVSLPQLYISAIALNFFNLGAWGVVYAYTPELFPEHVRGFATGTAGSAARVGMILGPWLYPAAGLYALVAVPLLWLTVPAAVYTLPETKRR; from the coding sequence ATGATTTCCCAATGGAAGTTGATAACTATAACAGGCATAGGCTGGCTCTTCGACGCCATGGACGTCCTCCTCTTGTCGTACATACTAGTGGCGTCGGCGGCTGAGCTAGGGATGGGGGTCTGGGAGAGATCCGTGGTGGTACTAGCGAACAACCTCGGCATGTTAATCGGCGCAACTGCCTTTGGGAGACTGTCAGACAGGCTTGGCAGAAGGGCCGTCTTCACAGCGACGCTCCTCCTCTACAGCCTTGCCACGGCTGCCACAGCCTTTGTAAAAACCGGATGGGAGCTTGCAGCTGTGCGTCTTATCGCCGGGCTGGGCCTAGGCGGCGAACTCCCCGTCGTCGCCTCCTACGTATCTGAGCTCTCGCCGCCAGACAGGAGGGGGAGAAACGTAGTTATTCTAGAGAGCTTCTGGTCTCTCGGCGCGTTGGCGGCAGCCGCCGTGGCGTACTTCCTCTTCCCCCGCCTCGGCTGGAGAACCGCCCTGCTCCTCCTCGGCCTCACCGCGTTATACGCCGCGGTGATAAGGGCAACGCTCCCCGAGCACAAACCCGCGGCCAAGGGGGCTGTCTCTATTGAGACGAGACGGCTCTACCCAGTGTGGTACATATGGCTAGTGCTGGCGTTTGGCTACTACGGCGTCTTCCTCTGGCTACCCACCATCCTCGTCAGAGAGAGGGGACTAGCCGAGGTGCAGACCTACCAGTTCATGTTAATTACGACAATTGCTCAGATCCCCGGTTACTTCACCGCCGCTTACCTCGTGGAAAAAATCGGGAGGAGACCCACCGCAGCGATCTTCTTCCTCGGCTCCGCCGCATCGGCGGCCGCCCTCATATACAGCGTTAGCTTGCCCCAGCTTTACATCTCTGCCATCGCGCTGAACTTCTTCAACCTAGGCGCCTGGGGCGTGGTATACGCCTACACGCCCGAGCTTTTCCCAGAACACGTCAGAGGTTTTGCCACTGGGACCGCCGGCTCTGCCGCACGGGTGGGGATGATCCTCGGCCCCTGGCTCTACCCGGCGGCCGGTCTCTACGCCCTAGTGGCAGTGCCTCTCCTCTGGCTCACCGTCCCCGCCGCCGTATATACCCTGCCGGAGACCAAGAGACGCTAG
- a CDS encoding acyl-CoA dehydrogenase family protein, giving the protein MFPQLDEIHTLVRKTAREFVEKRVEPNARRIDQGWYPKELLREMGELGLLAPHAPPEYGGPGLDFRSMVIVVEELAKASPALATVTEVQGSMIVYDLIHYASGELKEKWLEPAIRGEKIIAFALSEPCCGSDAFSLETTAERVGGSWVINGTKLWITSGLYADAFLVAARTGSPKEKHKTVTLFLVERGRCVETAPVAVMGVRGTGTAEVKFNNCEVGDEAIVGGLNGAFKVVLEDLNNGRTCVGAIGLGIAQGAIKEAESYTKRRVAFDMPIINFQVVQHYIASIKAQIEAVRGVVYTAAYFRDKNSELFPLYAQIAKYLGSRLAVDATRTAMQIMGGFGYSTDSKVEMLYRDAKATEIYEGANEIVLNTLFKLAEKYG; this is encoded by the coding sequence ATGTTTCCACAACTAGATGAAATACACACACTTGTTAGAAAAACAGCAAGAGAGTTTGTAGAGAAGAGAGTTGAGCCTAACGCTCGGCGTATAGACCAAGGCTGGTATCCCAAAGAGTTGCTTAGAGAAATGGGAGAACTCGGCTTGCTGGCGCCACACGCTCCGCCGGAATATGGAGGCCCTGGGCTAGATTTTAGAAGTATGGTAATTGTGGTCGAAGAACTCGCCAAGGCAAGCCCCGCTTTGGCTACAGTTACAGAAGTCCAGGGGTCTATGATAGTTTACGACTTGATACATTATGCAAGCGGCGAGTTAAAAGAGAAGTGGCTTGAGCCGGCGATTAGGGGAGAGAAGATAATTGCTTTTGCTCTCTCTGAGCCTTGTTGTGGTTCTGACGCCTTTTCGCTTGAAACTACCGCCGAGCGCGTCGGCGGCTCCTGGGTGATAAACGGAACTAAGCTATGGATAACCTCCGGCCTCTATGCCGACGCTTTTCTTGTCGCAGCTAGAACGGGGTCTCCAAAGGAGAAACACAAAACGGTAACGCTATTTCTCGTAGAGAGAGGGCGTTGTGTAGAGACCGCCCCAGTTGCAGTAATGGGCGTTAGAGGAACTGGCACAGCTGAGGTTAAGTTTAACAACTGTGAGGTAGGCGACGAGGCTATCGTCGGCGGGTTAAATGGCGCGTTTAAAGTTGTCCTCGAGGATTTAAACAACGGACGTACTTGCGTTGGGGCTATTGGGCTCGGCATAGCACAAGGCGCAATTAAAGAGGCCGAGTCTTATACAAAGAGGAGAGTTGCGTTTGACATGCCGATTATAAACTTCCAAGTGGTTCAACACTACATAGCGTCAATAAAGGCACAGATCGAGGCTGTGAGAGGCGTTGTTTATACGGCGGCGTATTTTAGAGATAAAAATAGCGAATTATTCCCACTATACGCCCAGATAGCGAAATATCTAGGTTCTCGACTTGCCGTAGATGCAACTAGGACAGCTATGCAGATCATGGGGGGCTTCGGCTATTCAACAGATTCAAAAGTAGAGATGTTATATAGAGATGCAAAAGCCACGGAGATATACGAGGGTGCAAACGAGATTGTGCTCAACACTCTCTTTAAACTAGCGGAGAAATACGGCTAA
- a CDS encoding alpha-amylase family glycosyl hydrolase, whose translation MTCVVEGWRAHPYYGEVAKVRIAGGETIGDFSGWIRGAFREYVELPPGVYEVVVDDRREECVVAPPEYPWHFVVPYMAVDWGDVVEIRIYAPEEPEVGRGRVVKLADLGPFSIYLGLVKGRRYTLRCCGKTRRFKSPPVANAPGVTAMYEVLPDRAADRLGCRDLRRGYCGGTLRDVAKLAITALDIADTLYLHPIYPAMSYHRYDVVDHLQVDEKLGGWSAFVTMRETLRRRGMKLVLDIVLYHVGLRNAIFPEGPFVFKSLDYTHLVKKIAEKMPMEALRELFRGEPPYETFLDVWLMPKLDYSKPSAVEYGRKVVEFWKSHVDGFRLDVAHGIPPGAWAEILKPAEGLYIFGEHMGNPAPFYWAVPGFTAYLLYKAAVDWLAKDLDRFVKWTNLYIALTPPAALPYMNTFLENHDTDRAASIFDINTLYRGYALIFSLPGVPSIYAGGECGEVGRAEDHTNRRPYSPCPDSPLREFLKRLYTTRRELALYKGPAWVETRRSELVIHRGAVDVAVGINKLIVSNTERYIEHKFL comes from the coding sequence GTGACTTGCGTAGTTGAGGGCTGGAGGGCGCATCCCTACTACGGCGAGGTTGCTAAAGTACGAATAGCCGGCGGCGAGACTATAGGCGATTTCTCAGGCTGGATCCGCGGGGCTTTTAGAGAGTACGTAGAGCTCCCGCCGGGGGTCTATGAGGTTGTTGTAGACGACAGACGAGAGGAGTGTGTAGTGGCGCCGCCTGAATACCCATGGCATTTCGTAGTTCCCTACATGGCGGTGGACTGGGGAGATGTTGTAGAAATCCGTATATACGCCCCAGAGGAGCCCGAGGTGGGGCGTGGCAGAGTTGTAAAGCTTGCAGACCTAGGGCCCTTCTCTATCTACCTCGGGTTAGTCAAAGGGAGGAGATATACACTCCGTTGTTGTGGTAAAACTAGGCGTTTTAAATCCCCACCGGTGGCCAATGCGCCTGGAGTGACTGCGATGTATGAAGTTCTGCCAGACCGAGCCGCCGATAGACTCGGCTGTAGAGACCTCAGGCGGGGTTACTGTGGCGGGACGTTAAGAGATGTGGCTAAGCTTGCAATTACGGCGCTTGATATAGCAGATACGCTCTATCTCCACCCGATATACCCCGCAATGAGCTATCACCGCTACGACGTAGTTGACCACCTACAGGTAGACGAAAAACTAGGCGGCTGGAGCGCCTTTGTGACGATGAGAGAGACATTGAGACGGCGGGGGATGAAGCTTGTGTTAGATATCGTGCTTTACCACGTGGGGTTGCGAAACGCCATATTTCCAGAGGGCCCCTTTGTTTTTAAAAGCCTAGACTATACACATCTTGTCAAGAAGATAGCAGAGAAGATGCCTATGGAGGCGCTTCGCGAATTATTTAGGGGGGAGCCGCCATATGAGACTTTTCTAGACGTCTGGCTAATGCCAAAGCTCGATTATTCAAAGCCTAGCGCTGTGGAATACGGGAGGAAAGTCGTCGAGTTTTGGAAAAGCCACGTAGATGGATTTAGGCTAGATGTAGCTCACGGAATTCCGCCTGGCGCCTGGGCGGAGATTTTAAAACCGGCGGAAGGGCTTTATATATTTGGAGAACACATGGGAAACCCAGCGCCTTTCTATTGGGCAGTACCAGGGTTTACAGCGTATTTACTCTACAAGGCGGCGGTAGATTGGCTGGCTAAAGACCTAGATAGATTTGTGAAGTGGACGAACTTATACATAGCGCTTACGCCACCGGCGGCGTTGCCATATATGAACACCTTTCTTGAAAACCATGATACAGACAGAGCCGCCTCTATTTTTGACATAAATACGCTATATAGAGGGTATGCCCTGATTTTCTCACTGCCGGGAGTCCCCTCTATTTACGCAGGTGGCGAATGTGGAGAAGTCGGCAGAGCAGAAGACCACACTAATAGAAGGCCTTACAGCCCCTGTCCCGACTCCCCACTTAGGGAGTTTTTAAAGAGATTATACACGACGAGGAGAGAACTAGCTCTTTACAAAGGGCCTGCGTGGGTTGAGACAAGGCGCTCTGAGCTCGTTATACACAGGGGGGCTGTAGACGTCGCCGTTGGCATAAATAAACTTATAGTGAGTAATACCGAGAGATATATAGAACACAAGTTTTTATAG
- a CDS encoding TusE/DsrC/DsvC family sulfur relay protein — translation MKCPNAVVISGKKIELENCIPKNRSEWSLELAKLLAEINGIKFTETARRVVEYVRRFWLENEVCPPVSVIESELNIDRKTLLEAFGGSYDAICILAGAEPPAGCLSKVLSST, via the coding sequence GTGAAATGTCCCAACGCCGTTGTGATATCAGGCAAGAAAATTGAGCTAGAAAACTGCATACCCAAAAACCGTAGCGAGTGGAGTCTAGAGCTTGCAAAATTGTTGGCAGAGATAAACGGCATAAAATTTACAGAAACAGCCAGAAGAGTTGTGGAATACGTGAGGAGGTTCTGGCTGGAAAACGAGGTATGTCCCCCTGTCTCTGTAATAGAGTCTGAGCTCAATATCGATAGGAAAACGCTACTAGAAGCCTTTGGCGGGAGTTACGACGCCATTTGTATACTCGCGGGGGCGGAGCCTCCCGCCGGCTGTCTGTCAAAAGTGTTGTCTTCTACGTAG